In Opisthocomus hoazin isolate bOpiHoa1 chromosome 17, bOpiHoa1.hap1, whole genome shotgun sequence, one DNA window encodes the following:
- the TINAGL1 gene encoding tubulointerstitial nephritis antigen-like isoform X1, whose product MAGDMRPLRALLSLWLLAAAASASRARSRRELGPGLYEHGVYDAGGSYCQRGDVCCHGRDDACTVPYHDTLCYCDLFCNRTISDCCPDFWEYCLGIPAPFPKAPGCARAGRSYPTGATYRENCNLCTCGPGGQWQCEDHACLMDGDLIDAVNRGNYGWRAANYSQFWGMRLEDGIRHRLGTFRPSPTVMNMNEMHMTMDSNEVLPRHFDAAAKWPGMIHEPLDQGNCAGSWAFSTAAVASDRISIHSMGHMTPALSPQNLLSCDTRNQRGCGGGRLDGAWWYLRRRGVVTEECYPFSSPESPRGAQPCMMHSRSTGRGKRQATARCPNPQTHANDIYQSTPAYRLASSEKEIMKELLENGPVQAILEVHEDFFMYKSGIYRHTPVAEGKGPKHRRHGTHSVKITGWGEEQLPDGQTQKYWWGSDPPSHPCCCTAALARRGDSSRTVTAPRSGSPSAGDSAGGVWPPRPLLCPPLQGWAALTQRQAMRRISGTSSHAPEHSVLPLAQAEENTGVRLSLFKAPERFLALLTIFLS is encoded by the exons ATGGCCGGCGACATGCGCCCGCTGCGGGCCCTGCTCAGCCTCTGGCTGCTGGCCGCGGCGGCCTCGGCATCCCGGGCGCGCAGCCGTCGGGAGCTGGGCCCCGGTTTGTACGAGCACGGGGTCTACGATGCCGGCGGGTCCTACTGCCAGCGCGGGGACGTCTGCTGCCACGGCCGCGACGACGCCTGCACCGTGCCCTACCACGACACCCTCTGCTACTGCGACCTCTTCTGCAACCGCACCATCTCCGACTGCTGCCCCGACTTCTGGGAGTACTGCCTGGGCATCCCGGCCCCCTTCCCCAAAGCCCCAG GCTGTGCCCGCGCCGGCCGCAGCTACCCCACCGGAGCCACGTACCGGGAGAACTGCAACCTGTG CACCTGCGGCCCCGGCGGGCAGTGGCAGTGCGAGGACCATGCCTGCCTGATGGACGGGGACCTGATCGATGCCGTCAACAGGGGCAATTACGG ctggagagctgccaacTACAGCCAGTTCTGGGGCATGAGGCTGGAGGACGGGATCCGGCACCGCCTGGGCACCTTCCGGCCATCGCCCACTGTCATGAACATGAACGAGATGCAC ATGACCATGGACTCCAACGAGGTGCTGCCTCGCCACTTCGACGCCGCCGCAAAGTGGCCCGGGATGATCCACGAGCCCCTGGACCAGGGCAACTGCGCCGGCTCCTGGGCCTTCTCCACGGCGG CCGTCGCCTCGGACCGCATCTCCATCCACTCCATGGGGCACATGACGCCCGCCCTGTCACCCCAAAACCTCCTGTCCTGCGACACCCGCAAccagcggggctgcggcgggggccggctgGACGGCGCCTGGTGGTACCTGCGCCGGCGAGG GGTGGTGACGGAGGAGTGCTACCCCTTCAGCAGCCCGGAGAGCCCGCGGGGGGCACAGCCCTGCATGATGCACAGCCGCTCGACGGGCAGGGGCAAGCGGCAGGCGACGGCGCGCTGCCCCAACCCCCAGACCCACGCCAACGACATCTACCAGTCCACCCCCGCCTACCGCCTGGCCTCCAGC GAGAAGGAGATCatgaaggagctgctggagaacgGCCCCGTGCAAG ccatCCTGGAGGTGCACGAGGATTTCTTCATGTACAAGAGCGGGATCTACCGGCACACGCCGGTGGCCGAGGGGAAGGGTCCGAAGCACCGGAGACACGGCACCCACTCGGTCAAAATCACCGG GTGGGGAGAAGAGCAGCTGCCTGATGGCCAGACCCAAAAATACTGG TGGGGGTCAGACCCCCCCAGTCAtccctgctgctgcacagcagccCTGGCCAGGAGGGGTGACAGCAGCCGCACAGTGACAGCCCCGCGCAGTGGCAGCCCCAGCGCGGGTGACAGCGCTGGGGGGGTCTGGCCCCCGCGGCCTCTGCTTTGCCCCCCCCTGCAAGGCTGGGCGGCTCTGACTCAGCGGCAGGCGATGAGAAGAATCTCTGGAACGAGCAGCCATGCTCCGGAACACAGCGTCCTGCCTTTGGCCCAAGCGGAGGAAAACACCGGCGTCCGCTTATCGCTCTTCAAAGCACCAGAGCGATTCCTCGCTCTT
- the TINAGL1 gene encoding tubulointerstitial nephritis antigen-like isoform X2 — protein MAGDMRPLRALLSLWLLAAAASASRARSRRELGPGLYEHGVYDAGGSYCQRGDVCCHGRDDACTVPYHDTLCYCDLFCNRTISDCCPDFWEYCLGIPAPFPKAPGCARAGRSYPTGATYRENCNLCTCGPGGQWQCEDHACLMDGDLIDAVNRGNYGWRAANYSQFWGMRLEDGIRHRLGTFRPSPTVMNMNEMHMTMDSNEVLPRHFDAAAKWPGMIHEPLDQGNCAGSWAFSTAAVASDRISIHSMGHMTPALSPQNLLSCDTRNQRGCGGGRLDGAWWYLRRRGVVTEECYPFSSPESPRGAQPCMMHSRSTGRGKRQATARCPNPQTHANDIYQSTPAYRLASSEKEIMKELLENGPVQAILEVHEDFFMYKSGIYRHTPVAEGKGPKHRRHGTHSVKITGWGEEQLPDGQTQKYWTAANSWGTAWGEGGHFRIARGVNECEVESFVVGVWGRVSMEDMPHK, from the exons ATGGCCGGCGACATGCGCCCGCTGCGGGCCCTGCTCAGCCTCTGGCTGCTGGCCGCGGCGGCCTCGGCATCCCGGGCGCGCAGCCGTCGGGAGCTGGGCCCCGGTTTGTACGAGCACGGGGTCTACGATGCCGGCGGGTCCTACTGCCAGCGCGGGGACGTCTGCTGCCACGGCCGCGACGACGCCTGCACCGTGCCCTACCACGACACCCTCTGCTACTGCGACCTCTTCTGCAACCGCACCATCTCCGACTGCTGCCCCGACTTCTGGGAGTACTGCCTGGGCATCCCGGCCCCCTTCCCCAAAGCCCCAG GCTGTGCCCGCGCCGGCCGCAGCTACCCCACCGGAGCCACGTACCGGGAGAACTGCAACCTGTG CACCTGCGGCCCCGGCGGGCAGTGGCAGTGCGAGGACCATGCCTGCCTGATGGACGGGGACCTGATCGATGCCGTCAACAGGGGCAATTACGG ctggagagctgccaacTACAGCCAGTTCTGGGGCATGAGGCTGGAGGACGGGATCCGGCACCGCCTGGGCACCTTCCGGCCATCGCCCACTGTCATGAACATGAACGAGATGCAC ATGACCATGGACTCCAACGAGGTGCTGCCTCGCCACTTCGACGCCGCCGCAAAGTGGCCCGGGATGATCCACGAGCCCCTGGACCAGGGCAACTGCGCCGGCTCCTGGGCCTTCTCCACGGCGG CCGTCGCCTCGGACCGCATCTCCATCCACTCCATGGGGCACATGACGCCCGCCCTGTCACCCCAAAACCTCCTGTCCTGCGACACCCGCAAccagcggggctgcggcgggggccggctgGACGGCGCCTGGTGGTACCTGCGCCGGCGAGG GGTGGTGACGGAGGAGTGCTACCCCTTCAGCAGCCCGGAGAGCCCGCGGGGGGCACAGCCCTGCATGATGCACAGCCGCTCGACGGGCAGGGGCAAGCGGCAGGCGACGGCGCGCTGCCCCAACCCCCAGACCCACGCCAACGACATCTACCAGTCCACCCCCGCCTACCGCCTGGCCTCCAGC GAGAAGGAGATCatgaaggagctgctggagaacgGCCCCGTGCAAG ccatCCTGGAGGTGCACGAGGATTTCTTCATGTACAAGAGCGGGATCTACCGGCACACGCCGGTGGCCGAGGGGAAGGGTCCGAAGCACCGGAGACACGGCACCCACTCGGTCAAAATCACCGG GTGGGGAGAAGAGCAGCTGCCTGATGGCCAGACCCAAAAATACTGG ACCGCGGCCAACTCCTGGGGCACGGCGTGGGGCGAGGGCGGCCATTTCCGCATCGCCCGCGGCGTCAACGAGTGCGAGGTGGAGAGCTTCGTGGTGGGCGTCTGGGGCCGCGTCAGCATGGAGGACATGCCCCACAAGTGA